DNA from Halorarum salinum:
AACCCGACGAGGGCGACCTGCTGGTCTGCTACACGGCGGACGGATCGGCCGTCTGTCTCGGCGCGCTCGTCGGCGACCCGGACGCCGAGGCCGGCGAGGTCGTCTCGCTCGAACGGGTGCTCGTCTAACGAACCTCTTTTGCGGGGTCCTCCTCGCTCGGGCAGCCCCCTACCGCCCTCGTTCGTCGAACTCCCGCCAAAACCGTTCACGCCCAAACGTCGCTCGCTCGGTCGCTCCGCTCCTTCGCTCGCGGTACGACTGTTGCAGGTACCGGGCCCGCGCACTCGTCCCACGAAACAGTACGGACTGCCGCCGAACGGGACTTTTTCCCCGCCGCTCGCGAGTCGCGGGTATGACCGATACCATCGAGGTCGGCACCGCGAGCGCGGCGCCCGGCGAGGTCGCGGACGGGTGGCTCCCCGTGGCGGGCCTCCCGACCGGCGGCGAGGAACGGCTCCCGGTCACGGTCGTGAACGGCGCCGAGGCGGGGCCGACGCTGTGGGTCACGGGCGGCGTCCACGGCGACGAGGCCACCGGCGTCGCGGTCGCACAGGACGTCGCGCGGACCGCCCGGGACCTCGCGGGCGACCTGGCCGGCGCCGTGGTCGTCGTCCCGGTCGCCAGTCCGGCGGGCCTGCGGCGCAACGAGCGCACCACCTACTACGGCGACGACGACCCGAACCGCTACTTCCCGGACGTCGAGCGGGAGTCGGCACGCCCGCCCGAGACGCAGGAGCGCGTCGACACGCGCCTGTTCGAGGCGCTCGCCGACTCGGCGGACCTGCTCGTCGACCTCCACACCGCAGGCGTCGGCTCCGTGCCGTTCGCCATCCGCGACCGGGTGCTGTACGGCGAGGGGCGGACCGAACCCGGGGCCGAGGACCTCGCCGCCGACCTCGACAGGCTGGTCGAGGCGTTCGGCCTGCCCGTGCTCACCGAGTACCCCGCCGAGGAGTACCTGGAGGAGTCGCTCCAGCGCTCGACGGCCGGCGCGGCGCTCAACACCGCCGGGATCCCGGCGTTCACCGCCGAACTCGGCGGCCACGGCGTCGTCGAGGAGGACGCCCGGGCGGCCGGCGTCGCGGGGACGCTCGCCGTCGCCGCGGAGTTCGGCCTGCTGGATTCGGTCCCGGCGGACGTCGGGGAACCGGGGGCGGGCGTGCCGGGCGCCCCGGTCGAGTTCCCCGTCCGGCGCTTCGTCGGCCCGCACGCCGAGTCCGCGGGGCTGGTGCGCCACCGCGTCGAGGCCGGTGACGCGGTCGAATCGGGCGAGGTCGTCGCGGACGTGGTGTCGCCCCACGGCGAGGTGCTGGAACGGGTGGAGTCCGAGCACGACGGCTACGTCGTCGGGCGGCGCGAGGGGCTGGCCGTCTACGAGGGCCAGGCGGTGGCGAGCATGGCGGTCCGGGACGACGGCGACCTGGTGGTCCCGCGCGAGGACGACGGGGAGTGAGTCGGCGACCCGGAGCGGAACGGGGGCGGAAGGCTCGGAGTCGGCCGACGGCGGGTCGGCCGAAACGAAGCGCTTAACCCCCGCGCTCGGTTTTGGACGGATGCGGGACCGTAGGGTAGTGGTATCCTCTGCCGATGGGGTCGGTAGGACCTGAGTTCGAATCTCGGCGGTCCCACTCCACTTCTGACCGGAATCGTCCGTATAGGTGTAACCGTCGCCCGACGGTGCGGAGGTCGGGGCATGAACACCCCTCTCGCGTTAGAGGGGTCGAATAGTACCTGCCGGCACTGTAGCTCCCACGTCTCCGAGGGCTTCAGGCGCGTCTTCGCAGCCGCCAGGGGCGTGCGCACCGCCGCCCGAACTGGGTCAGGAGCGAGCGGTTCGTCCCCGTCATCGCCGTCCGCACTGACGATCCGGAACTCCGACGCCTCGTGCTCCGAGTGGGACTCTCGAGTATCGGTCGGACCGGTCGCGTCCGTTCCGAGCGGGTCGCGGTGTACCCGCCACGGGGTCCCGACCGGAACCGTCCCTCGGAGGGGACGGAACGGGACGGTAACGACCGTTCGACCCCCGTCGGACGCCAATTTTCAGCGTTACATACGGTGTAACAGCTGGTTAGTAGGTTCTGATGATGGGCGACGGGACCCCCTCGACGGGCGGTCACAGCGGACCGGACCCCGATGAACAAGTCCACGTTACCGGTTCTCGGTACTTTCTAACTAACTTCGTCGGCGACTTTCACCGACGTGATGCTCGCTACAACGTTACAGGGTCAGGTCGTTCAGGTGTCCGTGCCGGAGTTCCTCCAGGAGACGGTCGCGGGGATCGTCGCGTTCCTGCCGCGGCTGGTCGGGGCGCTCGCGATCCTCCTGATCGGCTGGGTCCTCGGCGTCGCCGTCGGCAAGGCGGTCCGGACGCTGGCCGATCGCGTCGAGATCGACCGCATGGTGCTCGAAACGCCGCTCGGACGGATGATGGGCGGGAGCGAGGACGCCGTCTCGAACGCGTTCGGGACGATCGGGAAGTGGTTCGTCTACGCCGTCTCGATCCTGGCGGCCGCGAACGTGCTGGCGATCCCGCTGCTCTCACAGTGGATCGGGACGGCCGTCTCGTACCTCCCGGCGTTCATCGCCGGCCTGCTGGTGATCACCATCGGGTTCGTCGTCGCGGACTTCATCGGCGACGCCATCACGCGGACCCGTGCGGCGACCCAGACGGCGTACACGTCGTGGTTCGCGTCGGGAACCCGGATGTTCCTGTACTTCACTGCCATCGTCATCGGTCTGGACACGATGGGGATCGACGTCGGCATCCTCTACACGTTCGCCAACGCGGCCGCGTGGGGGCTCGCGGCCGCCATCGCGCTCGGGGCCGGCCTCGCGTTCGGCTGGGGCGGACACAACTACGTCCAGGAGAACATCGACGACTGGGCGGGGCGGGCGTCCTCGGCGTCGCCCGGGCCCCGGGGCCCGGCCCACGCCGACGGCGGCGAGGGAGAAACCACCGACGACTGACCCCTCGATGGTCGGGACTGGCTCTTCGTACGCCCGTTCCCCGGGGAAACTCCGGGTGGGTCGCACGGGTCCAGATGACGACGTCCTGCGTGGACGACGGCTACCCACGGTAGCGCACCGGCGCCCGGCGCGACGAACGGGAACCACCGGCGGGTGCCACGGTGGATCGGAACTACCCACGATTGCCACGGTGGACTAGAGCCGCCCGCAACTGACTGCGACCGTGGAGCGGACCGACCGTCGCCGGTTCCGCCGGACGTCGCCCCGCCCGTGTGCCGTCACGCTCCCGGGCGAACGTCCACCGCCCCGGGATCACCCGCCGGCCCACCCGTCCCCGAACCGACCGGTGAGCACCTCCGCGTTCTGGATCAACACCGTCCCGAGGATGCTCATCACGAGCACGTAGCCGACCGTGAACGCCGGGATCACCGACTGGAGCGTCCCGGTCCCGGAGCCGGCGGCCAGCGCGGCGATGATCAGCGAGAACTCGCCCCGGGGGACCATCCCGACCCCGACCCGGAGCGACCGCGTCGCGTCCAGCCCGTACAAGCGGCCCGAGAGGGTCCCGCTCACCAGCTTTCCGGCCGTCGTCACCACGAGCGCCGCGACCAGCAACCACGCCACGTTCGCCAGCAGCGTGACGTCGGTCGTCAGCCCGATGGCGAAGAAGAACACCGCGGCGAAGAAGTCCCGTGCCGGGGCGACCACGTTCTCGATCCGTTCGGTGTGGTCGGTGGAGCTGAACGCGGTGCCGACGAAGAACGCCGCGACCGCCTCGCTCAGCCCAGCGGTCAGCGCCGCACCCGCGACGAGCGTCGTGGCGCCGAGCACCCGGAGCAGGAACAGTTCGTCCGAGTCGACGCTGAACAGTCGTTCGATGGCCCCGGAGCCGTACCAGGCGACGAGCGCGAGCGCGCCGAGGAAGCCGAACGCGGCCCCGACCGAGGCGGCCGCCTCGGTCACCGACCCGCCGCCGAACGCGACCGCCGACAGCAGCGCCAGGTAGACCGCGATGAGGATGTCCTCGAACACGAGCGTCCCGAGGATGGGGCCGCTCTCGGGGTTGGCGACCCAGCCGTTGTCGATGAGCGACTTCGTGATGACCGCGCTCGAGGAGATGTAGACGATGCCGGCGAGGAACAGCGTCTCGACGACCGAGAAGCCGAACGCGAACCCGAGGACCAGCCCGAGCCCGAAGTTCACCGCGAAGTCGACGCTCCCGATCTTGGCGATGCGGATCCGGTCGGCCAGCAACTGGCCGACGCTGAACTCCAGTCCGAGGAAGAAGAGGAGGAAGACGATGCCGAGCTCCGCAACGGCGTCGATGAACTCGCCGTGATCGACGAGCGTCAGCGAAACGCCCGCGACCGAGGAGGGCTCGTTCGGGCCGACGAGGATCCCGACGAGGATGTACGCGGGGATGACCGAGAGGCCGACGCGGTAGGCGAGCGCGCCCGCCAGCGCGACGGCCGTGAGCGCGATGCCGATCTCGAGGAGGAGCTCCCCCGCCATCCGGGGTCAGGCGTCCTCCGCGGTCCCGCCCTCCCCCGGCCCGTCGCTCGCCTCGTCCCCCGTGTCCCCCTCCGTCGACCCGTCTCCCTCCCCGCCGTCCCCCGTGTTCGCGTTCTCGCGAAGCAGTTCCGCGAACGCCTGCTGTTCCTCGCGCGTCCCGAGCGAGACGAGCGTGTCGCCGGCCTCGATGGTGACGTCCGGCTTCGGGTTCGCGATCGTCTCCTCGCCGCGCTGGATCGCGACGACCGACACCCCGGTCCGGTTCCGGACGTTCGCCTCCTGGAGCGTCTCGCCGACGACCGGCGAGTCCTCGCCGATCTCGACCCACTCGATGATCGACTCCCCGAGCGGGACCTGGATGTCGTCCATCTCGACCGGCTGGAAGTACGCGCCCTCCAGGATCGAGCCGAGCTGTCGCGCCCGCTTCCCGGTGAGCCCGAACAGCTTCTCGCTGTCCTCGTTCGGGCCGGGGCGGAGGTACACCTCCCGCTTGCCGTCGTGGTGGATGAGCACGATCAGGCGTTCGTCCCCGTCGAGTTCCAGTTCGAACTTGTGGCCGACGCCGGGAACCTCGGCCTCGTAGATGGTCATGTCCCCCGAAACGGGCCCCGCGTAGTATAATCATCGGCCCGACCGGAACCTCCGGCCGGCGGCGTCCCGTGGGAGCCGGCGGAGGTGGTGAGGTGACGGGGCCCGGCAGGGACCGGCGGTCGACTTATCCTCCAAGCGTGCGAAATCCACGCATGGCAGTCGCCCGCCACGGGAGCGGACCGGCGGCGACGGTCCGCGCGTTCGCCTCCCAGGTCCACCCCGTGTTCATGCTCCCGCCGCTCGCGTCGTCGCTGTTCGGCGCCGCGCTCGCGGGCGCGTTCGACCCGCGCGTGGCGCTGGTCCACGCCGGGGCGATGTTCTTCGCCGTCTACACCGCCCACGTGAAGGACGGCTACGTCGACTTCTACGGCCGGGGCGAGGACGACGACCACCCGATGACCGAGCGGGGCTGTCGGCTCGGACTCGTCGGCGCCGGCGTCGGCTTCCTCGCCTGCCTCGCGTGGCTGTTCGCGGTCGCGGGCCCGCTCGCGGCGCTGGTCACGCTCCCCACCTGGTTCGTCGGCTTCCTGCACGCCCCGCAACTCGACACGAACCCCGTGACGACGACGCTCGGCTACCCGACCGGCATCTCGCTTTGCGTCCTCGGCGGCTACGTCGCCCAGACCGGCGCCGTGGCCCTCCGACCGCTCGCGCTCGCCGCCGTGTTCCTCGTCGTCCTCGCGGGCGTGAAGGTCGTCGACGACTCGCAGGACTACGAC
Protein-coding regions in this window:
- a CDS encoding cation:proton antiporter translates to MAGELLLEIGIALTAVALAGALAYRVGLSVIPAYILVGILVGPNEPSSVAGVSLTLVDHGEFIDAVAELGIVFLLFFLGLEFSVGQLLADRIRIAKIGSVDFAVNFGLGLVLGFAFGFSVVETLFLAGIVYISSSAVITKSLIDNGWVANPESGPILGTLVFEDILIAVYLALLSAVAFGGGSVTEAAASVGAAFGFLGALALVAWYGSGAIERLFSVDSDELFLLRVLGATTLVAGAALTAGLSEAVAAFFVGTAFSSTDHTERIENVVAPARDFFAAVFFFAIGLTTDVTLLANVAWLLVAALVVTTAGKLVSGTLSGRLYGLDATRSLRVGVGMVPRGEFSLIIAALAAGSGTGTLQSVIPAFTVGYVLVMSILGTVLIQNAEVLTGRFGDGWAGG
- a CDS encoding succinylglutamate desuccinylase/aspartoacylase family protein, with protein sequence MTDTIEVGTASAAPGEVADGWLPVAGLPTGGEERLPVTVVNGAEAGPTLWVTGGVHGDEATGVAVAQDVARTARDLAGDLAGAVVVVPVASPAGLRRNERTTYYGDDDPNRYFPDVERESARPPETQERVDTRLFEALADSADLLVDLHTAGVGSVPFAIRDRVLYGEGRTEPGAEDLAADLDRLVEAFGLPVLTEYPAEEYLEESLQRSTAGAALNTAGIPAFTAELGGHGVVEEDARAAGVAGTLAVAAEFGLLDSVPADVGEPGAGVPGAPVEFPVRRFVGPHAESAGLVRHRVEAGDAVESGEVVADVVSPHGEVLERVESEHDGYVVGRREGLAVYEGQAVASMAVRDDGDLVVPREDDGE
- a CDS encoding mechanosensitive ion channel family protein, encoding MLATTLQGQVVQVSVPEFLQETVAGIVAFLPRLVGALAILLIGWVLGVAVGKAVRTLADRVEIDRMVLETPLGRMMGGSEDAVSNAFGTIGKWFVYAVSILAAANVLAIPLLSQWIGTAVSYLPAFIAGLLVITIGFVVADFIGDAITRTRAATQTAYTSWFASGTRMFLYFTAIVIGLDTMGIDVGILYTFANAAAWGLAAAIALGAGLAFGWGGHNYVQENIDDWAGRASSASPGPRGPAHADGGEGETTDD
- a CDS encoding DUF7563 family protein; its protein translation is MNTPLALEGSNSTCRHCSSHVSEGFRRVFAAARGVRTAARTGSGASGSSPSSPSALTIRNSDASCSEWDSRVSVGPVASVPSGSRCTRHGVPTGTVPRRGRNGTVTTVRPPSDANFQRYIRCNSWLVGSDDGRRDPLDGRSQRTGPR